GGATCCTGTTGTCGTAAAGCGTGCGTGCCTTTTGCACGATATTGGTAAGGGGATGGAAAGTATTTCCGAAAATAGCGAAGGACATGCTATTACGGGTGCTGAACTTGCTCAGAGTTGTGGCGAGAGCGATATTGTTGTTAATGCCATTGCTGCCCATCATAATGAAATAAAACCCGAAAGCATTGAGGCTATTGTTGTTCAGATAGCTGATGCTATTTCCGCATCTCGTCCTGGCGCGAGACGTGAGAGTCTTAATAACTATATAAATAGACTTAAGAGACTGGAAGAGATTGCTTATAGCTTTGAGGGTGTTCAGAAATGTTATGCAATTCAGGCAGGCCGTGAAGTTAGGATTATTGTTGACAATTTATTAGTTAATGACGAGAAAGCTACTATGCTTGCAAGAGACATTGCAAAGAAAATAGAAGCTGAAATGAGATATCCAGGTAAAATAAAAGTTACTATTATTCGTGAGACTAGAGTTATTGAATATGCACGATAGTGGCGTTATCAAGACTTTGATGATTGGAGATATAATAGGTGATGCGGGACTTAAAAAGGTTTTTTTTAATCTTAAGAGCCTTAAGAATAAATATAATATAGATCTTACAATTGTTAATGGAGAAAATTCATCGGGGGGATTTGGAATTACTCCAGAGATAGCAGACAATCTTTTTAGAGCTGGCGTGAATGTTATTACTACAGGTAATCATGTTTATGCTAATAATAGTATAAAAGAATATTTAAACAAGCAGGAGTATATTTTAAGACCAAATAATTTTTCAGATTTGCTTGAGGGTCATGGGTATTGTGTTTTAAATGTTAGAAATGAAAAAGTGGCTGTTATTAATATTCAAGGATTTTTAGGGATGACTTTTATTGTTAAGAATCCTTTTGAGAATGTAAAAAAATTTGTGAATATGATTGGCATTAAGGTTAAAACCATTTTCGTTGATTTTCATGCTGAGAGTAATTATGAGAAAGAAAGTTTTGGATATTTTTTGGATGGATTTGTAACAGGGGTTGTTGGTACTCATACGC
The sequence above is drawn from the Candidatus Borreliella tachyglossi genome and encodes:
- a CDS encoding TIGR00282 family metallophosphoesterase, whose translation is MHDSGVIKTLMIGDIIGDAGLKKVFFNLKSLKNKYNIDLTIVNGENSSGGFGITPEIADNLFRAGVNVITTGNHVYANNSIKEYLNKQEYILRPNNFSDLLEGHGYCVLNVRNEKVAVINIQGFLGMTFIVKNPFENVKKFVNMIGIKVKTIFVDFHAESNYEKESFGYFLDGFVTGVVGTHTHIMTQDERILEKGTAYISDLGMTGSLNSVIGFSPEISLKGLLEYTSLRTEVVEENVVVQGVVITSHLKTGRALKIERIQK